CCCGAAGATACCCCCGGGGCCGCCCACACAGGGAACAGCGGTTTCGGTAACGGACCTTAAATTTCTGGGGCTTTTTGTTCTTTTCAATCTTTGCTTTACGCGCCATCCTGGTCCTCCTTTACCTGCGGAAAGGCAAGCCCA
The genomic region above belongs to Candidatus Caldatribacterium sp. and contains:
- a CDS encoding type Z 30S ribosomal protein S14, giving the protein MARKAKIEKNKKPQKFKVRYRNRCSLCGRPRGYLRDFGMCRICFRTLASRGEIPGITKSSW